The segment CGATGAAGCTGACGCTCGTCCTGGTGGCGGGCAGCGTACTGGTGTGGATAGGCCTGATCGCCATCTACGCGCAGGCGAACATCGGTAGCTTCGACCTGCTGGCCCTGGCGAAGACGGGCTTCAGCATGGAATTCCAGCGCATCTTCTTCCCCTTTCTGATGGTAGGCTTCGGCGTGCTGGCGGGCCTGTGGCCGTTCCACACGTGGTCGCCGGACGGGCACGTGGCCGCGCCAACAGCGGTGAGCATGCTCCACGCGGGCGTATTGATGAAGCTGGGCGCATACGGCATTCTGCGCGTGGGCATGACCCTCTTTCCGGAGGGCGCGCACGCCTGGATGCCCGTGCTCATCGTGCTGGGCACGGTGAATGTAGTGTACGGGGCCGTGTCCGCCCTGGCGCAGCGCGACCTGAAGTATGTCATAGGCTACTCCAGCGTGAGCCACATGGGCTACGTTCTGATGGGCCTGGCGACGTTGAACCCCGCGGGCGTGAACGGCGCTGTGCTCCAGATGTTCTCGCACGGCATCATGACCGCTCTCTTCTTCGCTGTCGTCGGCTCGATTTACGACCAGGCGCACGTG is part of the Dehalococcoidia bacterium genome and harbors:
- a CDS encoding NADH-quinone oxidoreductase subunit M; translation: MKLTLVLVAGSVLVWIGLIAIYAQANIGSFDLLALAKTGFSMEFQRIFFPFLMVGFGVLAGLWPFHTWSPDGHVAAPTAVSMLHAGVLMKLGAYGILRVGMTLFPEGAHAWMPVLIVLGTVNVVYGAVSALAQRDLKYVIGYSSVSHMGYVLMGLATLNPAGVNGAVLQMFSHGIMTALFFAVVGSIYDQAHVRDIGVFEGLAKRVGLTAAIFTVAALASLGLPGLSGFVAEFLVFVGTFQTYPLLGVLGVIGAAITATYILRLLAKVFFGPLDPRWEKLRNVTKLETAAMSILVFFLVYVGVNPGPFLRVIDAGVTPLLVRMGGLL